In the Limanda limanda chromosome 10, fLimLim1.1, whole genome shotgun sequence genome, one interval contains:
- the gfra4b gene encoding GDNF family receptor alpha-4: MIKHEADKAAKGKNVSTNTQRQRMSSHNDTALLEVILAGRDCLVAGDSCSSDEMCSPRLRTLRQCVAGNGNMKLGPGAKSQCANAVSALMSSPLHGCQCKRGMKKEKNCLSIYWSLHQAIIHGLNLVERYPYETVQRDYDYVRLASISADSDVGMTTVNRCLDAAKACNVDDLCQKLRTEYVSACIKPTAKSGLCNRPKCNKALRRFFDRVPADYTHELLFCPCTDTACAERRRQTIVPSCSFESPEKPNCLTQMRICKADYVCRSRLAQFLYDCESSETSANGCNQGTYGACLLAYTGLIGSTITPNYVDNSTSSVAPWCSCSASGSQRDECDGFLGSFTDNICLRNALMTFGSESELQPTLSQPSAPGPGPSSTENRSTTSPPQTLETVRNLLDTIIPTQALGNELLVDQATLSPNSLPNSASPPRLMLQAAFIPLLLLHLLSNGL; this comes from the exons CCCTGTTGGAGGTTATACTGGCCGGCAGAGACTGCTTGGTGGCCGGGGACTCGTGCTCGAGCGACGAGATGTGCAGTCCACGTCTGCGGACCTTGCGTCAGTGTGTGGCGGGCAACGGCAACATGAAGCTGGGCCCTGGTGCCAAGAGCCAGTGTGCCAACGCCGTGTCCGCCCTGATGTCCAGCCCCTTACATGGCTGCCAGTGCAAGCGAGGcatgaagaaagagaagaactgCCTGAGCATCTACTGGAGCCTTCATCAGGCAATCATACACG GACTGAACCTGGTGGAGCGTTATCCCTACGAGACGGTGCAGAGGGATTACGACTACGTCCGCTTGGCCTCTATTTCAGCCG ACTCGGATGTTGGCATGACAACTGTGAATCGCTGCCTTGATGCAGCCAAGGCCTGCAACGTGGACGACTTGTGCCAGAAGCTCCGCACCGAATACGTCTCGGCTTGTATCAAACCCACGGCCAAGTCGGGCCTGTGCAACCGGCCCAAATGCAACAAGGCTCTGCGGAGGTTCTTTGACCGCGTCCCTGCTGATTACACACACGAGCTGCTCTTCTGCCCCTGCACGGACACAGCCTGCGCAGAGCGTCGGAGGCAGACCATCGTGCCCAGCTGCTCTTTCGAAAGCCCGGAGAAACCCAACTGCCTCACACAGATGAGGATCTGCAAAGCTGACTACGTCTGCAG GTCCCGTCTGGCACAGTTTCTGTACGACTGCGAATCCTCTGAAACGTCGGCCAACGGCTGCAACCAGGGAACCTATGGGGCATGTCTCCTCGCCTACACAGGGCTCATAG GAAGCACGATAACTCCCAACTATGTTGACAACTCCACGTCCAGCGTGGCTCCGTGGTGCTCCTGCTCAGCCAGCGGGAGCCAGAGAGACGAGTGCGATGGTTTCCTGGGATCCTTCACCGACAACATCTGTCTCC GGAACGCTCTCATGACGTTCGGAAGCGAGTCAGAGCTGCAGCCGACTCTGAGCCAGCCCAGCGCCCCCGGCCCCGGCCCCAGCAGCACAGAGAACAGGAGCACCACTTCTCCGCCACAGACCCTGGAGACCGTGAGGAACCTTCTGGACACAATCATCCCCACACAG gCCCTGGGGAATGAACTGCTGGTGGACCAGGCCACCCTTTCACCCAACAGCCTCCCCAACTCTGCTTCACCTCCCCGCCTAATGCTCCAAGCTGCCTTCATCCCTCTGTTGCTCCTTCATCTGCTAAGCAATGGACTCTAA